A DNA window from Deltaproteobacteria bacterium contains the following coding sequences:
- a CDS encoding sigma 54-interacting transcriptional regulator, which produces MKETPKTKQQRLLEIERLRKKPEATERRIQDRTDQRQSEEALKISETRYRRLFETAQDGILILDAETGQISDVNPFLVEILGYSYEDFLGKKLWEIGPFKNMEASKAAFSELQSEGYVRFEDLPLETKEGHPIAVEFVSNVYLVNHQKVIQCNIRDITERKRLAEALQKAHNELERRVEERTIELRTANEQLGHEIEEHRLSEESLRTALFEIKTLKDQLETENIYFRQQSKMKHQFDHILGQSDGIKYVLYRAEQVAPQNTTVLILGETGTGKELIAAVIHSLSPRQDRPLITVNCAALPANLIESELFGREKGAFTGADTRQVGRFEVAHGSTLCLDEIGELPLELQAKLLRVIQHNEFERLGSSQTIKVDVRIVATTNRNLEEEVRKGRFRQDLYYRLNVFPITVPPLRQRREDIPILVQAFTERYARKLGKQITSIQKETMKALQDYPWPGNIRELESIIERAVILCPGPVLQLADKLEIPSLPFPAGMNTLEEVERNQIVKTLSETRWRIEGKDGAAVILGLHPSTLRARMHKLGIVRPEIKESD; this is translated from the coding sequence GTGAAAGAAACCCCCAAAACAAAACAGCAACGCCTTTTGGAAATAGAAAGACTTCGCAAGAAGCCGGAGGCTACGGAGCGCCGGATACAAGACCGGACCGATCAGAGGCAATCGGAAGAGGCGCTGAAAATTTCTGAAACACGTTACCGGCGTCTCTTCGAAACAGCCCAGGACGGCATATTAATCCTCGATGCCGAGACAGGGCAAATTTCGGATGTTAATCCATTTCTGGTAGAAATTCTGGGTTATTCCTATGAGGATTTCTTAGGGAAAAAACTTTGGGAAATCGGTCCCTTTAAAAATATGGAAGCCTCGAAAGCCGCCTTTTCGGAATTGCAGAGCGAAGGATATGTCCGGTTCGAGGATTTACCCCTGGAGACGAAAGAGGGACACCCGATTGCCGTGGAATTTGTCAGTAATGTCTATCTGGTCAATCATCAAAAAGTGATTCAGTGTAATATCCGCGATATCACCGAACGGAAACGTCTGGCCGAGGCCTTGCAAAAAGCCCATAACGAACTGGAACGACGGGTGGAAGAACGGACCATCGAACTTCGGACCGCCAACGAACAACTGGGGCATGAGATTGAAGAACATCGCCTGTCCGAGGAATCCCTGCGCACGGCCCTTTTTGAAATCAAGACCTTGAAAGACCAATTAGAGACCGAGAATATCTACTTCCGTCAACAGTCCAAAATGAAACATCAATTCGACCATATTCTCGGTCAAAGCGATGGCATTAAATATGTTCTTTACCGGGCGGAACAGGTCGCTCCTCAGAACACAACGGTTCTCATCCTCGGTGAGACCGGTACGGGAAAGGAACTGATCGCCGCCGTCATCCACAGCCTGAGCCCCCGCCAGGATCGGCCGCTGATCACCGTCAACTGTGCCGCCCTGCCGGCCAATTTAATAGAGAGCGAATTGTTCGGCCGGGAGAAAGGGGCCTTTACCGGGGCCGATACCCGCCAGGTAGGCCGATTCGAGGTCGCCCACGGCTCAACCCTTTGCTTAGATGAGATAGGGGAACTACCGCTGGAGTTGCAGGCCAAACTGCTCCGGGTGATCCAGCATAACGAGTTTGAGCGCCTGGGCTCATCCCAGACCATTAAAGTCGACGTGCGAATCGTGGCCACGACCAACCGAAATCTTGAAGAGGAGGTCCGCAAGGGCCGGTTTCGGCAGGACCTTTACTATCGGCTCAACGTCTTCCCCATCACGGTCCCTCCCTTACGGCAGCGCCGGGAAGACATACCGATCCTGGTCCAGGCATTCACGGAACGATATGCCAGAAAATTAGGGAAGCAGATTACCTCCATCCAGAAGGAAACGATGAAGGCCCTCCAGGATTACCCCTGGCCCGGGAACATCCGGGAGTTGGAAAGTATCATTGAACGGGCCGTGATCTTGTGCCCCGGGCCGGTATTGCAATTGGCGGATAAACTGGAGATTCCATCCCTTCCCTTTCCGGCCGGCATGAATACCCTGGAAGAGGTGGAGCGAAACCAAATCGTTAAGACCCTATCGGAAACCCGCTGGCGCATCGAGGGAAAAGACGGGGCCGCGGTCATCCTGGGCCTCCACCCGAGCACCTTGAGGGCCAGGATGCATAAGCTCGGGATAGTTCGTCCGGAGATCAAAGAGTCGGATTAA